The following proteins are co-located in the Gossypium hirsutum isolate 1008001.06 chromosome A02, Gossypium_hirsutum_v2.1, whole genome shotgun sequence genome:
- the LOC121203296 gene encoding uncharacterized protein: protein MAAKFHFILISTLTLLLASAADEATVPMFAFSWLDDKDTFKAGETATIKIKVLGNFDSKGNASLDRTAFKPLITVNGKTGNSSYISGVFLDIDGDPSTWQIVFIPILAGIFNVILNDDPFKVMDSSLHFTVESGWFFIWLSIGLFH, encoded by the exons ATGGCGGCCAAATTtcacttcattttaatttcaacccTCACATTACTCTTAGCTTCTGCTGCAG ATGAAGCAACAGTACCAATGTTTGCATTCAGTTGGTTGGATGACAAGGATACATTCAAAGCTGGGGAAACTGCtacaatcaaaatcaaagttcTGGGAAATTTTGATAGTAAAGGAAACGCTTCACTtgatagaactgcttttaagccTTTAATTACAGTGAATGGGAAGACAGGGAATAGTTCTTATATATCTGGTGTTTTTCTAGACATTGATGGTGATCCTAGTACTTGGCAAATTGTTTTTATCCCAATTCTTGCTGGCATATTTAATGTGATCCTCAATGATGACCCTTTCAAAGTCATGGATTCATCTCTCCATTTCACTGTTGAATCAGGTTGGTTTTTTATTTGGCTTTCCATTGGTTTATTCCATTGA